A genome region from Thermogemmata fonticola includes the following:
- a CDS encoding tetratricopeptide repeat protein, with product MNQPSDVPPSERQAERQPEPEPTAGTGPEFLPAASPGELPPELADLFAATAGPPADQAAEPSPPAASAWEDEAAIPLDAPPPGPGSVTSASAHPIRPTSAWTAGAESFVGSPPSSAASSRDASSSAGSELPEAEEVPLAEDVELGAEGPVDPQAVAPPAVDLPAASQPPEGTEAPLPAAPTVPPLAGNEETASAASLAAAPSGGEVSSDIHASAPPPGPAAESSNLFGPFLTPPGTESSNIHSARPAWSEGEDSALSFLGGMRRPPSGSASAPPLAEDISSGQLQPPSDAPDYGAAPLPMPEASNILADLMQPGHHSSAVHIPNPGVGRTLRPGSSTESGFDIDVDLGPVPKELEEAEKAASSDILPSPVRRQPPSEATIPEMYVEDPQEHILSAVPPPPRDPSSIFDADFDFQAGTELLGGTAAPPAHPSPKPTVQPTDSGIIEWSVEEAPVATPSSDLFSGEPAVPSGPRSAVIKPSSSAILSRPTPQEIAAEAQAASVPAAAPIPSSLAAPPPEAEDLRRRAAPAPAASRFGAWVGGTLLGLALPVGVGAALYFTGAIGPTAALESRNREAEQRLTALSTELTQARQQLEQAQQQLNQTQEAARLKDDENQRLAQQAQQTAQQLQQVQSRLQQVERTLQAAAETRKQLETERQQLEKNLTKVQDDLRTALARREEVEKELRNAGDQRKKLEADLAQVRQQMQKLDKELQASLTQRQNLEKQAQQFQQQLLALAKELQAARLLADQYDPAALLEAQRRAIALLNSKPDVQQLRQLQEDKRTLTAALQRLQQQVQQQADAFAKERRSLQEQAAAEQKRLREQLQAAAQKREQELQAELRQAQQQQENLRQKLAQTPSDAELLQLWLQLLAEARRPADVPAAQQAARKVLQRADPASEEAAQAHVLLALAAVLAQQPAEALAHLDQARQSPAYEPARQAQRSWVALAEQARLAVHDPLAPLRRPPQEQPTNPQLARSHLHQAIQAYRQGRFPQAAQAAEQALLHDPSDPVAWYYLGAAHWMLGQRDRAADDFRQASSREQSTRLSYRELNNLLSPIQGPVRNALEAARP from the coding sequence ATGAATCAGCCATCCGATGTTCCCCCTTCGGAAAGACAAGCGGAAAGACAGCCTGAGCCAGAGCCAACGGCGGGAACGGGGCCGGAGTTCCTCCCGGCGGCTTCGCCCGGCGAATTGCCCCCGGAGCTAGCCGATCTTTTCGCGGCGACGGCAGGCCCACCGGCTGATCAGGCCGCGGAGCCATCCCCTCCGGCCGCCTCCGCTTGGGAAGATGAGGCCGCTATCCCCCTGGATGCCCCGCCTCCTGGGCCAGGGAGTGTAACTTCCGCCTCGGCTCATCCAATTCGTCCAACCAGTGCCTGGACGGCTGGAGCGGAAAGCTTCGTCGGTTCGCCTCCATCGTCTGCGGCTTCGTCCCGCGATGCTTCTTCGTCCGCAGGAAGTGAGCTGCCGGAAGCCGAAGAAGTTCCGCTGGCTGAGGACGTGGAGCTGGGGGCAGAAGGCCCTGTCGATCCGCAGGCCGTGGCTCCACCCGCTGTCGATCTCCCTGCGGCGAGCCAACCGCCGGAAGGAACCGAGGCACCGCTTCCCGCTGCCCCAACTGTTCCCCCGTTGGCAGGGAACGAAGAAACAGCCTCGGCGGCCTCTTTAGCCGCAGCTCCATCGGGTGGGGAAGTCAGCTCGGATATCCATGCTTCGGCCCCGCCGCCGGGACCGGCTGCGGAAAGCTCCAATCTCTTCGGGCCGTTCCTGACCCCTCCGGGCACGGAAAGCTCGAACATCCACAGTGCGCGTCCGGCCTGGTCGGAAGGAGAGGACAGCGCGTTGTCCTTCCTGGGGGGAATGCGCCGGCCGCCGTCGGGTTCCGCTTCCGCTCCGCCACTGGCTGAGGACATTTCCAGCGGTCAGCTTCAGCCGCCGTCGGATGCCCCGGATTACGGTGCCGCCCCGCTCCCCATGCCGGAAGCCTCCAACATTTTGGCGGACCTGATGCAACCGGGCCACCATTCCTCCGCCGTCCACATTCCCAACCCCGGTGTGGGACGGACCCTGCGCCCCGGTTCGTCCACGGAGTCCGGCTTCGACATCGACGTGGACCTTGGCCCGGTCCCCAAGGAACTGGAGGAGGCGGAAAAGGCCGCGTCCTCGGACATTCTGCCATCCCCGGTCCGCCGTCAGCCCCCCTCGGAAGCGACCATCCCGGAAATGTACGTCGAGGACCCGCAGGAGCATATCCTCTCGGCGGTTCCGCCTCCGCCGCGCGATCCCTCCAGCATCTTCGACGCGGACTTCGATTTCCAAGCAGGCACGGAGCTGCTCGGCGGGACGGCGGCTCCCCCAGCTCACCCCAGCCCCAAACCCACGGTCCAGCCGACCGACAGCGGCATCATCGAATGGAGCGTCGAGGAAGCGCCGGTGGCCACCCCGTCTTCCGATCTCTTCAGCGGTGAGCCGGCGGTTCCCTCCGGTCCGCGCTCCGCGGTGATCAAGCCGAGCAGTTCGGCGATTCTGTCGCGTCCTACACCGCAGGAGATCGCCGCCGAAGCTCAGGCCGCCTCGGTCCCAGCAGCGGCCCCGATCCCGTCCAGTCTGGCTGCTCCGCCGCCGGAAGCCGAGGACCTGCGCCGCCGAGCGGCCCCTGCTCCCGCCGCCAGCCGCTTCGGAGCTTGGGTCGGAGGGACCCTGCTCGGTTTGGCCCTGCCTGTCGGAGTGGGAGCTGCCCTTTACTTCACGGGCGCCATCGGCCCGACCGCCGCTCTGGAAAGCCGCAACCGCGAAGCCGAACAACGCCTCACTGCTCTGTCCACAGAATTGACCCAAGCCCGGCAACAACTCGAACAGGCCCAGCAGCAACTGAACCAAACCCAGGAGGCCGCCCGCCTCAAGGATGATGAAAACCAGCGCCTCGCCCAGCAAGCGCAACAGACCGCCCAGCAACTCCAGCAGGTCCAAAGCCGGCTCCAGCAGGTGGAGCGAACTTTGCAAGCCGCCGCCGAGACCCGCAAGCAATTGGAAACCGAGCGGCAACAACTGGAAAAGAACCTCACCAAAGTGCAGGACGACCTGCGTACGGCCCTCGCCCGGCGAGAGGAAGTCGAAAAGGAACTGCGCAACGCCGGGGACCAGCGCAAGAAGCTGGAGGCTGACCTGGCTCAGGTCCGCCAACAGATGCAAAAGCTGGACAAGGAACTGCAAGCCAGCCTCACACAACGGCAGAATCTGGAAAAGCAGGCGCAGCAGTTCCAGCAGCAACTGCTCGCGTTGGCCAAGGAGCTGCAAGCGGCCCGCCTCCTGGCGGATCAGTACGATCCCGCCGCTCTGCTGGAAGCCCAGCGCCGTGCCATCGCCCTGCTTAACAGCAAGCCGGACGTGCAGCAACTGCGGCAACTGCAAGAGGACAAGCGCACCCTGACGGCTGCCCTCCAGCGCTTGCAACAGCAGGTGCAACAGCAGGCGGACGCCTTTGCCAAAGAACGCCGGAGTTTGCAGGAGCAAGCGGCCGCGGAGCAGAAACGGCTGCGGGAGCAGTTGCAAGCCGCCGCCCAGAAGCGGGAGCAGGAACTACAAGCGGAGCTGCGTCAGGCCCAACAGCAGCAGGAGAACCTGCGGCAGAAGCTGGCCCAGACTCCGAGCGACGCCGAGCTGCTCCAGCTCTGGCTGCAACTGCTGGCGGAAGCCCGCCGGCCCGCCGACGTTCCCGCCGCCCAACAAGCCGCCCGCAAAGTGCTCCAACGGGCCGATCCCGCCTCGGAGGAAGCGGCGCAGGCCCACGTGCTGCTGGCACTGGCCGCCGTCCTGGCCCAACAGCCGGCGGAAGCCCTGGCGCACCTGGACCAGGCCCGGCAAAGCCCCGCCTATGAACCGGCCCGCCAAGCCCAGCGTTCCTGGGTCGCCCTGGCTGAGCAAGCCCGCCTCGCTGTCCACGATCCTCTCGCGCCCCTGCGCCGGCCGCCCCAGGAGCAACCCACAAACCCGCAACTGGCCCGCTCCCACCTCCACCAGGCCATCCAGGCCTACCGCCAGGGACGCTTCCCCCAGGCCGCCCAAGCCGCGGAACAGGCGCTGCTCCACGACCCCAGCGATCCCGTCGCGTGGTACTACCTCGGCGCCGCCCACTGGATGCTCGGCCAGCGGGACCGCGCCGCCGATGACTTCCGCCAGGCAAGCAGCCGCGAGCAGAGCACCCGACT